DNA from Moritella sp. F3:
ACGATCTTGTTGGCAAAAAACGTGCGTGTATCGTAACGGATAAATTCTTATTCAATAACGGTTATGTTGACGAGTTAGTGACAATCCTAAAAAGCAAAGGCATCGATACCGAAGTATTCTACGATGTTGAAGCTGACCCAACGCTAGCAGTCGTGAAGAAAGGTGTTGATGTGATGAACAGCTTCCAACCTGACGTTATCATTGCTTTCGGTGGCGGTTCACCAATGGATGCAGCGAAGATCATGTGGGTAATGTACGAACATCCAGATGCACATTTCGAAGACCTTGCTATGCGCTTTATGGACATTCGTAAACGTATCTACAAATTCCCTAAAATGGGTATCAAAGCGAAATTAGTTGCAGTAACGACAACCTCTGGTACTGGTTCTGAAGTAACACCATTTGCAGTAGTAACAGATGAAGTGACAGGCCAAAAATACCCTATTGCCGATTACGAATTAACACCAAACATGGCTGTTGTAGATGCAAACTTAGTCATGAATATGCCTAAATCACTAACAGCATTCGGCGGTTATGATGCAGTAACGCATGCACTAGAAGCTTATGTATCAATTCTACAAAACGAATACGCTGATGGCCAAGCATTGCAAGCACTTAAACTGTTAAAAGAGTACTTACCAAGTTCATACAAAAACGGCGCGAAAGACCCAATCGCACGTGAAAAAGTACACAACGGCGCAACGATTGCGGGTATCGCCTTTGCTAATGCTTTCTTGGGTGTGTGTCACTCAATGGCGCACAAACTCGGTGCCGAATTCCATATTCCACACGGTCTAGCGAATGCATTACTCATCACTAACGTAATTCGTTATAACGCAACGGATATGCCAACGAAACAAGCGGCATTTTCACAATACGACCGTCCGAAAGCACGTGCTCGTTACGCAGAAGTTGCTGAACATTTAGGCTTCCGTGAAGGTAAAACAGCAGACAAGATCAACGCATTACTAAACTGGTTAGACGAACTTAAGACTGATTTAGATATTCCTAAATCAATCCAAGCAGCGGGTGTTAACGAAGCAGATTTTCTTGCTAAAGTTGACCAACTAGCAATGGAAGCGTTTGATGATCAATGTACAGGTGCTAACCCACGTTACCCATTAATCAGCGAGCTAAAAGCACTATTACTTGCGTCTTACTACGGTAATGACTATCAAGAAAGCTACGTACTAGAAAAACAAGCGGCGAAAAAAGAAACAGTAAAAAAATAACTGTTCGCTAATACCGCCATCGCTATCCAGCACAAGGTGGTAGCGATTACCTACTAAGGGTGGGGAGTATAAGGTTGAATAAACCACTTTATACTCCCCACCCTTTTCTTATATATACGATAGTAAACTGCATTTGTTTATTACTAGTCGCACTTTACCTTTATTTTAATGTTATTGATGAATAAGATAACTAGCCCACACCTCGCTACATTAGTTTTGATAACACCAAGTTTATCCCCTATAATTATTTTGACTGTATTTTCAATGCGCTATTTAGAAGTGATATTTAATAATGCTTTAGCACGACTTCATTGATTGTAAGCAGATACCAGCTCAAGCTTTAACGTTTAAATAAACGAGCAGAAATAATTCAGTAAATAACTAAGGTAATAACTAAGGTAAATAATGGAAAATGTCTCATTCATGATTAAAGACCTCCAAGTAGGTCACTATATTAATCTCCCTATTGGTTGGACATCCCACCCTTTTATTCTTAATTCATTTCTAATTAAAGATGATAAACAACTTAAAATAGTGCAACACCTTGGTTTAGCAACGATTTCTGTTGACCTTTCTCGCAGCAAACTCTCGCAGCCACAAACCATAGCAGCGGTGACCGTGGCGTCGGAAACATCCGAGTTGGCTCAAGATTCAGCAGCTATCGCTTCACAAACAGCGCAAATACAACAAGATATTGAAGCCACCGAACAACAAGCTCAGCTCAATGAAGAAAAAGAAAAACAGCAACAGTTAACACAATTAGTGCAGCAACAGACCTGGTGGAAACAGATCCGTCATAGCCGTTCTAAATATCAAGAAAAAATTGCCATTCTTAAAGATATTTACAGCAAGCTTAGCTTACAACCTGAAAAAGCAATGCAGTTATTAGAGTTACTGTCCGGTGAATTAACTATTGCTGCCGAGCAGCAGCATGACTTTAGCTTCGTGTTATGCAATGAAGAGCTATCAAGTGATACCCTTTATCAAAATGCCATGAATGTAGCTGTACTCAGTATCTGTTTAGCCAAGCAACTCGCGTTTAGCAGCCAAGATATGGCAATCGTCACCAGTACAGCCTTACTCAGTCAATATGGCATGCTATGGGTGCCCGCTTCAATTCGTAATAAAAAATCTGAACTGACAAAACCAGAAGTGAATTACCTTAAACAACACCCCGCCTATGCAGCACAAAGACTACAAGGTATAGAGGCACTCTCTGATAACATCATTCATAGCATATTGCAGGTCAATGAAAAATTTGATGGCAGCGGTTATCCACGCGGCTTCAAACAAGAGAAAATATCAAAATACGCGCAATTAGTGGCGATCACGACCCGCTATAACGAAATGTGCAATGCCAATTTACCGCAACATCGCTATTCACCACACCTTGCTATCGGTTTGCTATTTAAGCAAGCGAATAAGCATTACAATAAAGCGTATCTCGAGCAGTTTATTAAGATGATTGGCATATTTCCGGTTGGAACCATCGTCAATTACGGTAACGATAATAGTAATCAAGCCCAGGTACAAATGGGGATTATAGATAGCTTACGGCAGCCGCTTATTGTTGACTTCAATGAGCTTGAACCGATAAAAAAACAGCCACTACTACGCCATTGTCTTGATGATAATATTGCGATAACAAAAGCGATTAGCAGTAGCGATATCGATCCTGATCACTTATCTAAATTCAATTTAATCCAGCGTAACAATTTATACTTCTCAGGCTAGCACGCCATTCTTGTCAGATATCATAGATAACAGCCGCTGTTAATCTATGATATTCTTACGCTCTTATCTTTTATAAATGAATCTCAAATACTATGTCAAAACGCAATACTCAGCAACGTCGTCATACCATCATTCAGCTACTTGAAGAACAAGGTAAGCTCAGCGTTGATGAACTAGCTCAACGTTTTGAAACATCAGAAGTGACCATCCGTAAAGATCTCACCGCATTAGAGCAGAACGGGTTATTGTTACGTCGCTATGGTGGCGCAGTGCCCATTCCTAAAGAGCTGCTTCCTGAAGTCGAAACTGATAAAGTCTCACAGTGCAAAATTGAAATTGCCATTGCTGCTGCACTACGTATTCGCGATCACAACCGGATTATTATCGACAGTGGCACCACGACAGCCAGTTTAATCGAGCAACTAGCGAATAAGAAAGGCTTAATCACCATGACTAATTCCCTGCAAGTTGCCACAGCGCTTAACGGTTTAGAGAATGAGCCGACGTTATTAATGACTGGCGGCACTTGGGACCCACACTCAGAATCATTCCAAGGGCAAATAGCCGAGCAAGTACTGCGTTCATACGATTTTGATCAACTATTTATCGGTGCAGACGGTATTGATTTAGAACGTGGTACCACGACCTTTAATGAGTTGATTGGACTAAGCCGCGTGATGGCTGAAGTATCTAGAGAGGTAGTGGTTATGGTTGAGTCAGACAAAATCAGTCGAAAAATGCCTAACCTAGAACTTGCATGGAGCAATATCCATACCTTGATTACCGATGCGGATATTACCAATGAACAGCGCTGTGCTATCGAGGCAAAAAATATCGAAGTTATCATCGCAGCAAAATCGAAAGTATCAGTAAGCTAAACGAGTAAAGCACTAACTCAGGCTCACCACCGCTTTCACAATAGCCCTCAGCATCATCTCAATAATCGCCACCAGCCCCCCTGATATGAGGTAACCATCACCGACTCGAGATGGTTACCTTTAGAGCAACCTTATAATAAAAATCACCATTATCACTAACTATTTTATTGAATATCAAGTGGCCCATCTTTTTGAGCATGTATATAAATTATAGTATTGAATTAACGATTAATTTAGAGCACTGTACCAGCTAATAATAACTCCATCCGATGTTATTCCATCAATTAAAATTTAGCGTTACAAGGCAATAAGCACACATGAGTAGCCACAATATTTCTCTCTTCAAGCATATCAAACTCAGCACTATGGGTTTATTTTTTACCTGTGGCTTCGCCCTCTCCGCGCTCGTTTTTATTGCTTCAAGCATTATTATCAACAGTAATGTCACACTAGCATCGTCGGTATGGACTGAATACAGAGCCAATAAATCTGAAAAAATCAGAATCGATAGTGCCCTACGTTCATCGCTAGGTTACGGTGGTGCGATCCATGAGTTCAAAAATTATTTATTACGCCCAGAACCGTGGCGCATTGAACGCGTTCAGGCAAAGTTAGGAGCTGTGAATGCGGCTATAACCCAATTTAATACGCTCGGGCCGACTAACGCACAAGCGATTGCCTTGAATGATATTAAAAATATGGTTGATGCTTATAGCGCTGCATTAATACAAGCTGAACTGCTTTTTAGCCAAGGCTTACAACCACTTGATGTCGATAAAAAAGTAATCATTGATGACTCGCTCGCGATGCGTGGCTTACAGATCTTAAATCAAGAATTACAACGTGAATTACACATCAGTAACACAAATGATGATGGCCCTAATATCACCAAAGCCGACCTCGCTGTTAAGTTACGTTCGGCGCTGGGTTATGGTGGTTTTATTCATCAGTTTAAAAATGCTGTATTGCGTGGGGATGAAAAGTACATAACTGAAGCCGATTCATGTTTGATTAAAGCTGAAGAATTGATCAGCCTGTACCGCAGTAAAGGATTGACGAGCGCAGAGTTCATCTCACTTGAAGATATAACCAGAACATTAGCTAGCTATAAGCAAGCAATAGCCACTATCCGCCAATTGATCGGTCAGAACGCCAGCCCACAATATATTGATCAACAAGTAAAAATCAACGATACCTCGGCATTACGCGGCCTCGCTGTACTGGATCGTGAAATCGTGATTCAAATAGAGCAAAGTGCTGACAACGTCAGTGAGACGTTAGATTTTGTCACCCAACTGATCAGCTGGTTATCTTGGTTTACCATTATCTTTACCACCGCATTCATCATTACAGCCATTTTATTAATGCGTAATCGTTTAATGAATCCGATTAAAGAACTTATTCATGCCATGAAAACCTTGGCCGAAGGTAATTTCAACATCAAGATATTTGCCACCGACCGTGATAACGAAATAGGTGAAATGGCACGGGCATTAGAAATATTCAGTGCGAATGCTTTAAAGCACCGAGATTCAGAGGCGCAAGTGCAGGCGGTCATCAACACGGCCGTGCATGCGATAGTCACTACCAATGAACGCGGTGTTATTGTTGCCTTTAACCCTGCTGCATTGGCTATTTTTGATTATGAGTTGGATGATATTATTGGCCGAAATATAAAACTGCTCATGCCACAAGCAAGTAAAGCGTTTACCGACAGTGTGCAGGGTAAAGTATACGAAGAAGACGCATTGCGCGCTAACGGCGTACACTTTCCAATTGAATTATCAGTTAACGAAATGACTGTGGGCGATAAACTTATGTATACAACCGTTATTCATGATATTACCGCACGTAAAGCAGCTGAAGCAGAGATACGTAAACTGGCAATGACAGACCCATTAACCGGTGTTGCTAACCGTAATCAATTCGAATTACGCATTGAAGAAGCTATTCAAGTCGCAGAACAAAACAACAAATCGGTTGGCCTGCTACTATTAGATTTAAACAAATTTAAACCTGTCAATGACACCTATGGCCATCATGTGGGCGATCAATTACTCAAAGATGTTGCCGCGCGAATGGTTGATGCAAGCCGTCAAACAGATACTGTTGCACGCTTAGGCGGTGATGAGTTTGCAATCATCTTTAATCACCTCGATACGCCAGAATGTATTAAAGTACCGTTCGACCGCTTGGTAAGTGAATTATCTCGCCCTTATGTGGTAAACGATATGGTACTAGATATATCGGCCAGTATGGGCGTAAGTATGTACCCACAGGATGATAGCAACGTTGATGAACTATTGCGTAAAGCCGATCTCGCGATGTATAAAAATAAGAATATCGACCTCGTATCCTGATTTGTATTAATCCTTAATACTTTAAAAGACCAATAACAAAAATCCCGCTTACTGCAAATAAGCGGGATTTTACATAAAGGATTTACTATTTTTTATTCGTTATTCATTACGACTTAGAAACCGTAAGATGCACCTACAACAAGCACGTTATTGTTGTGACCAGGATTTGATTTCGCTGAAGACTCTTGGTTACGGTACTCTACGTATGGTTGAACACCAGCACGTGTCCAAGTTGCACGTAATTCATGCTCCATAGAGTTATCTTTAGTAACACCATCATTTACGTAATAAACATTGTTGTATTTAACATTCACTGGCATATCTTTAAATTGGTAAGCAATGTTGTTATCTAAACGAACTTGATCGTTTGTTTCATTTACGCCACTATCAGCATTGATTGCATCATTTGCTTGGATTTGCATACGAGTACGGTTAGAGATAGAAAGACCATTATCAAAGTTGTAACCAATTTTTACTAATGGACGGTATTGAACTGCTTCACCGTCGTGTAATAGATGGTGGTAACCAGCTGCAACCCATAAGTTTTCGTTAATGCTGAATGATTGTTCAACACCTAACGTAGTGTAAGCAGAAGCTGCTGAACTACCTTGCTCACCACTTATGCCATAGTCAGTGTTACCAAGCTGAATACCGTCAATCTCCACTAACAGTGTAGTGCCCGTTGTAAACGTATGGCCAGCTTCAATAGTAGATGTCACATCTGACCCGTTAAAATCAGCACGGTCATGCATTTGAACATTACCAGTTACGTAAGAAGATCCTGCTGCTTCTTGTGGTACTTCAGTGTCTGTATTTGCAAATGCAAGAGGAGAAAGTGTAATAGAAGTACAAGCGAGTGCTAGTGCTAGTGTTGATTTTTTCATTATGTTTGCCTTAACTTTTAATAAAGAGTCAAATGATATGTAAACCTAACGAACTCCATATGAGTTCTTTAGGGTGAAATCAGGTAAATGGCGCCAGGAGCAATCGCTGGGTTTAATGTTGGCGAAGTAGAATATAATATCGCACTTACCTTACACTCAGGACTGGCTGACTTGTTGCCAGAAGATGAAACAAATATAACACTTTATAGGCAGTTGATAATGCTATTGACTGATTTCATAGACTTGGCTCACAACTTAATTCACACCGATAATTAACGTAATCAAGTCCATTAACATTTAACAAACAAAAAGCCATATAGCATGCAGATTAAACCCTTTAGTTTTACTTTAAAATCAACAATCTAATTTAAAACATCAAATAAAATAACGTACACCATCAAAATAATTAACAAGTTAACAAAAATAAATAAAAATGAACTAAATATCACTTAGCTTGTAAACTGCTGCATAATTGTGAGTAGGTTAACATTTAGCGGTGTAAACCAGAGTGAATCAAACAGCACATAATACCAAATTAAAAATACAATCAGCATCAAATTTAGAATATCGTACTTATCAAGTGCATTTAACTTAATTTACAATGTGAAATATCATCAAATAGACCTAGTCTAGGCTTACTAATACGGGTTTACACTATGGCCACATTAGTCTATCGATCAAACCCATGTCTTTAATGTCAATCGTCGCACAATTAACATCCTGGTTACAATTAACGTGACAATCTGACGGAATTGAGTAGACTCTTTATTCTATTTATCATAAACAATAATTATTGAGGCGTTATGATCAGTGAGTTGATTCGTTGTTTTTATCTTCGTAATAAGCAAACTAACCCAAAAGACTTTTTTGATACCATCACCCGTTCTTTTCGAGTCGGTTTTCGCCATATCGATTTTAACTTGCATATAAACAATGCTAAATATCTGATGTTTCTTGAGAAAGCGCGTTGGGATCATGCGGTTCAAACCAATACATTCAATCCATTATTGAAGAAGAAGTTAAATTTCATCGTCGCGGGGGTTGAGGTTGGTTATATTCGCGAAATACGTTTATTTAAAAAGTTTGATGTGGAAACGACTTATTTAGGCTGGGATGAAAAGTATTTCTACCTGGAACAAAAATGTGTGGCCGACGGTAAATTGTGTAATTACAGCTTAGTCAAAGCGGTGTTTGTCCAAAAAGGTAAAGTCGTCACACCAAGCAAGGTGATGGAGATATTACCAGTGGAGCAACGTCCACAGCAATTACCAGAACATATGCAGATATGGAAGGATCTTGGTATAGCTAAGCGTAACTTCACCACCAGCGAGCCGGTAAATAAAGCCGCTTAGCAAGCATTTGAGCTGCGTTATATTAAGCGACGCCATGCCCTTTTGATGCAACCCAGATGCGATACCATTGCTGGTTATTCATAACCAGCGCTGTCGCTGCAACAGCACTACGTACGCGTTCAATGTTACCACTGCCGATGATAGGTAGTGGTTTAGATGGTAGTTTTAATATCCAGGCAAAGACAACCTGATCAATCGACTGCGCGCCAATTTCCTGCTTAATGGCTTCCAACGTAGTGAGTAAACGCTGCATTTTCTCTGAATCAGTATTAAATAAGCTACCGCCAGCCAAACATGACCATGCCATTGGTCGAATCGCTAGTTGCTGTAACTGATCCAAGGTCCCATCTTCAGTCACCCCGAGATTAACCGGGTTTATTTCAACTTGATTGGTCACTAATGGACTGTCCCAACGCGATTGTAACAACGCAAACTGCGAGGGAGTAAAGTTAGATACGCCCAAGTGCTTAATCTTACCTTGATGCTTTAACAGTTCAGCAGCTTGAGCTACGCCATCAGCGTCCATCAAAAGATCGGGACGATGTATTAATAACACATCCAATTGTTCGACACAGAGGCGCTGCAAAGAGGTATCTACCGAATGAATAATACTGCTTTGTGAACTGCTGTAATGGTTAACATGGTGACTAGGCGCATCACTGTGCATAACCTCAATACCACATTTAGAAATAATTTCGATGCTATCTCTCATCTGCGGGTCAAGTTTAAGCGCTTCACCAAATAAGGTTTCACACGGCGCTTGTGCAGAACCATAAACATGTGCGTGATCCACCGTTGTAATACCCAGTTCGACATGCTGCTTTAAAAAGGTCAAACGAGCTTGTGGATCCATATCCCATTCGCCCATCCGCCAATAGCCTTGTACTAACGATGAAAGTTCAGGGCCTTCAAGAGCCATTTTAACGCGAGATACACCAGTCATAATTGTCCTTTATTTAACAAATAAGCTTAATAGAAAGATTAGTTAAAGGTAGATTTAAGAGTTAATTCAAATAGCTTTAAAATAAATTATTTTTAATATCAATACTCTTCAACAACTCGCAAGGTTACGATTTGATACATAACGATGCTATTTCTGTGAATGAACTAGCAGTTTCATCTACCTAAAAACAAGTAATAACACGTCTTTGCTATGCTGCATTAACATCTAGGACACCTGTATTAACATCACGCACAGTTGTATTAGCATTTCAAACAATGAAATAGGGAATATTCATGTTAACGACACACCTTATGAAAGGACTTAGCTTTGGCCTTATTAGCTGCATCAGCTTAACGTTACCAACAGCTATTGCTAAAACCACCAGCAGCGAGACTCTTGTAAACCAGGTTCTTTCAAACGAGATTATTGTAAATCAGAGTCTTGCAAAAATAAAACCGTCAACCAGTGCCATTTATAGTCAAATGGCTATTCATCACCCTGTTTGGGCTGCCAATGGCATGGTAGCGAGCCAAGAAGCACTGGCGACTAAAATTGGTGTCGATATCATGCAACGAGGCGGTAATGCCATTGATGCAGCTGTTGCCGTTGGTTACGCATTAGCAGTTACCTTACCACGAGCAGGTAATCTCGGTGGTGGGGGATTCATGCTGGTCTACTTAGCAGATGAGCAACGTTCTATTGCCATTGATTATCGTGAAGTCGCACCACAGACTGCGTCCGCAGACATGTTTTTAGATGAAGATGGTAATCCAGATAACACCTTATCGCGCTTTCACGGCCTTGCTATTGGTGTACCAGGGACTGTTCTTGGCTTTGAGCTAGCGTTAAAAAAGTATGGCACGATGTCATTAGCGCAGGTGATCGCGCCAGCAATAAAATTAGCCAGTGATGGTATTGTCGTTACCCCAGATCTAGCTAATTCGCTTAGTGCAACGCAGAAACGTTTAAGCCAGTGGCCAAGTACCCAGGCTATCTTCTATAAAGCAGATGGCAGCAGCTACCAACCCGGTGAAATATTAAAGCAAACCGATCTTGCCAAAACGTTAACAGCCATCGCTAAAAAAGGCAGCCCAGCATTCTATCAAGGGCCTATAGCCAAGCAGATTAGTGACTCTGTACGTGATGCTGGCGGCATCATGACTATGCAAGATCTAGCCAGCTATAAAGCCATAGAACGACAACCGGTGACTGGTGACTATCGTGGTTATCAAGTGGTCTCTATGCCACCCCCCTCTTCAGGCGGCGTTCACATAATACAAATGCTGAATATGCTCTCGCAATACCCTATCGACAAAATGGGTCACAATAGTGCTGCGACAATCCATGTCATGGCAGAATCAATGCGCCGAGCCTATGCCGACCGCAGTTTGTATTTAGGTGATCCAGACTTTGTAAACGTACCCGTTGAAGCCCTGACTAACAAACAATATGCGAAACAGTTAGCCAGTCAAATAAACCCAGCCAAAGCAACGCCAAGCAGTGAGGTATCACCCGGTACATTATTACCATACGAAAGTAATCAAACCACCCATTACAGCGTGGTTGATAAATGGGGTAATGCTGTCAGTAATACTTACACCCTCAACTTCAGCTATGGTTCTGGACTTGTCGCCGATGGCACAGGGGTGTTACTCAATAATGAAATGGACGATTTCTCTGCCAAGCCAGGTGTCCCTAATGCTTACGGGCTTATTGGTGGTAAAGCCAATGCCGTCGCAGCGAAAAAGCGCCCGTTAAGCTCAATGACACCAACTATCGTGTTAAAAGATAACAAGCCTTATTTAGTTACGGGGAGTCCAGGTGGTTCACGTATCATTACCACAACATTGCAAGTGATCATGAACGTCATTGACCATGATATGAATATCGCCGAGGCAAGCGCTGCACCGCGTTTTCATCATCAATGGTTACCAGACATGATCCGTATCGAAAAAGGATTGAATATCGATACGATTAATTTATTGGAGAATAAAGGACACAAGGTTGAAGTCAAAGCCGCGATGGGCAGTACTCAAACCATCATGTTAACAGACGAAGGGGTTTATGGCGCATCAGATCCACGCCGACCAAGTGCACTTAGTCTCGGGTATTAATATGTACTGTTAATAAGTTCTATTTATAAATAAAAAAGGGACGTGATACTTAGCGTATTACGTCCCTTTTTCTATTTTTAGTGCTAGTTAAAAATTGTAACTCATACCAACAGAAACAAAGTTAGTCGTACTATCATAAAAATCTATATTTGCATCAATATCTTTGTTTTGATAAATCACGTTTAAATTACTGTCTTCAATATCAAATGGTTTGTCGTATGAATAGATTAATGAATAACGCGCCGCATCTTGTTCTTGCGTTTGTGCGAAAATCGGGTTTTC
Protein-coding regions in this window:
- the ggt gene encoding gamma-glutamyltransferase — protein: MLTTHLMKGLSFGLISCISLTLPTAIAKTTSSETLVNQVLSNEIIVNQSLAKIKPSTSAIYSQMAIHHPVWAANGMVASQEALATKIGVDIMQRGGNAIDAAVAVGYALAVTLPRAGNLGGGGFMLVYLADEQRSIAIDYREVAPQTASADMFLDEDGNPDNTLSRFHGLAIGVPGTVLGFELALKKYGTMSLAQVIAPAIKLASDGIVVTPDLANSLSATQKRLSQWPSTQAIFYKADGSSYQPGEILKQTDLAKTLTAIAKKGSPAFYQGPIAKQISDSVRDAGGIMTMQDLASYKAIERQPVTGDYRGYQVVSMPPPSSGGVHIIQMLNMLSQYPIDKMGHNSAATIHVMAESMRRAYADRSLYLGDPDFVNVPVEALTNKQYAKQLASQINPAKATPSSEVSPGTLLPYESNQTTHYSVVDKWGNAVSNTYTLNFSYGSGLVADGTGVLLNNEMDDFSAKPGVPNAYGLIGGKANAVAAKKRPLSSMTPTIVLKDNKPYLVTGSPGGSRIITTTLQVIMNVIDHDMNIAEASAAPRFHHQWLPDMIRIEKGLNIDTINLLENKGHKVEVKAAMGSTQTIMLTDEGVYGASDPRRPSALSLGY
- a CDS encoding aldo/keto reductase family oxidoreductase: MTGVSRVKMALEGPELSSLVQGYWRMGEWDMDPQARLTFLKQHVELGITTVDHAHVYGSAQAPCETLFGEALKLDPQMRDSIEIISKCGIEVMHSDAPSHHVNHYSSSQSSIIHSVDTSLQRLCVEQLDVLLIHRPDLLMDADGVAQAAELLKHQGKIKHLGVSNFTPSQFALLQSRWDSPLVTNQVEINPVNLGVTEDGTLDQLQQLAIRPMAWSCLAGGSLFNTDSEKMQRLLTTLEAIKQEIGAQSIDQVVFAWILKLPSKPLPIIGSGNIERVRSAVAATALVMNNQQWYRIWVASKGHGVA
- a CDS encoding DeoR/GlpR family DNA-binding transcription regulator; translation: MSKRNTQQRRHTIIQLLEEQGKLSVDELAQRFETSEVTIRKDLTALEQNGLLLRRYGGAVPIPKELLPEVETDKVSQCKIEIAIAAALRIRDHNRIIIDSGTTTASLIEQLANKKGLITMTNSLQVATALNGLENEPTLLMTGGTWDPHSESFQGQIAEQVLRSYDFDQLFIGADGIDLERGTTTFNELIGLSRVMAEVSREVVVMVESDKISRKMPNLELAWSNIHTLITDADITNEQRCAIEAKNIEVIIAAKSKVSVS
- a CDS encoding diguanylate cyclase domain-containing protein, with product MSSHNISLFKHIKLSTMGLFFTCGFALSALVFIASSIIINSNVTLASSVWTEYRANKSEKIRIDSALRSSLGYGGAIHEFKNYLLRPEPWRIERVQAKLGAVNAAITQFNTLGPTNAQAIALNDIKNMVDAYSAALIQAELLFSQGLQPLDVDKKVIIDDSLAMRGLQILNQELQRELHISNTNDDGPNITKADLAVKLRSALGYGGFIHQFKNAVLRGDEKYITEADSCLIKAEELISLYRSKGLTSAEFISLEDITRTLASYKQAIATIRQLIGQNASPQYIDQQVKINDTSALRGLAVLDREIVIQIEQSADNVSETLDFVTQLISWLSWFTIIFTTAFIITAILLMRNRLMNPIKELIHAMKTLAEGNFNIKIFATDRDNEIGEMARALEIFSANALKHRDSEAQVQAVINTAVHAIVTTNERGVIVAFNPAALAIFDYELDDIIGRNIKLLMPQASKAFTDSVQGKVYEEDALRANGVHFPIELSVNEMTVGDKLMYTTVIHDITARKAAEAEIRKLAMTDPLTGVANRNQFELRIEEAIQVAEQNNKSVGLLLLDLNKFKPVNDTYGHHVGDQLLKDVAARMVDASRQTDTVARLGGDEFAIIFNHLDTPECIKVPFDRLVSELSRPYVVNDMVLDISASMGVSMYPQDDSNVDELLRKADLAMYKNKNIDLVS
- a CDS encoding thioesterase family protein — its product is MISELIRCFYLRNKQTNPKDFFDTITRSFRVGFRHIDFNLHINNAKYLMFLEKARWDHAVQTNTFNPLLKKKLNFIVAGVEVGYIREIRLFKKFDVETTYLGWDEKYFYLEQKCVADGKLCNYSLVKAVFVQKGKVVTPSKVMEILPVEQRPQQLPEHMQIWKDLGIAKRNFTTSEPVNKAA
- a CDS encoding HD-GYP domain-containing protein; this encodes MENVSFMIKDLQVGHYINLPIGWTSHPFILNSFLIKDDKQLKIVQHLGLATISVDLSRSKLSQPQTIAAVTVASETSELAQDSAAIASQTAQIQQDIEATEQQAQLNEEKEKQQQLTQLVQQQTWWKQIRHSRSKYQEKIAILKDIYSKLSLQPEKAMQLLELLSGELTIAAEQQHDFSFVLCNEELSSDTLYQNAMNVAVLSICLAKQLAFSSQDMAIVTSTALLSQYGMLWVPASIRNKKSELTKPEVNYLKQHPAYAAQRLQGIEALSDNIIHSILQVNEKFDGSGYPRGFKQEKISKYAQLVAITTRYNEMCNANLPQHRYSPHLAIGLLFKQANKHYNKAYLEQFIKMIGIFPVGTIVNYGNDNSNQAQVQMGIIDSLRQPLIVDFNELEPIKKQPLLRHCLDDNIAITKAISSSDIDPDHLSKFNLIQRNNLYFSG
- a CDS encoding oligogalacturonate-specific porin KdgM family protein, with protein sequence MKKSTLALALACTSITLSPLAFANTDTEVPQEAAGSSYVTGNVQMHDRADFNGSDVTSTIEAGHTFTTGTTLLVEIDGIQLGNTDYGISGEQGSSAASAYTTLGVEQSFSINENLWVAAGYHHLLHDGEAVQYRPLVKIGYNFDNGLSISNRTRMQIQANDAINADSGVNETNDQVRLDNNIAYQFKDMPVNVKYNNVYYVNDGVTKDNSMEHELRATWTRAGVQPYVEYRNQESSAKSNPGHNNNVLVVGASYGF